The Leptospira bouyouniensis genome has a segment encoding these proteins:
- a CDS encoding Gldg family protein, with translation MLLSADRILPFVSLISLFAYFLFDGMVVDPKRKIIFLGVVFLFLASDTIVRAFSKGIRKEDQNRYIAAVFGIAAFLLSVLRDFLDLKPVAGFNEEVSSIPKIREFLLLCVVLFSLVFLLQIILLEIGKSSLEAQSNLAKSKSSLLQNAVLGFLFVLPILVAVNYFAIKRNYNFDLSSQGKFSLSQISRNLIKPISEDVTITAFYPRPLEADGPANGDKLAAFALTRVRPDIEILLDQIKSENSHITVQFINADVEVDLLKDFGQVSNGTIFVRSKKQSLLTSTTPFAEERVIAKEPKDLEDLERKLVGALLNVTTEQKKVYFTVANGERYGVSFRALPNEQVNRFVSSLQFLNFKVAELGFAQGWPSKLPEDAEMLVILGPTVPFSKEAKEELTKFVLEKNGKILITMEPKGSEDFSWLLQSAGLKFKSTPLIEREEKPGFIIAKRFPDHRLTDLLQKKDMGILFPYSGYLENETNAPTPFVWKSETLLESGYDVYQDENKNGKMDPTEKKESKILSVVLSPMSLTGDKSGKIILHTGTTWITDQFIPYVMNSQFSTVSITGLFQDNIVAEIPLKKEEVDTISLSDNQKLVAWLIGVFLFPGFILAVGSYFVYTRRKHSLIEV, from the coding sequence ATGTTATTATCTGCTGATAGAATTTTGCCATTTGTAAGTTTAATTTCCTTGTTCGCCTATTTCTTGTTTGATGGAATGGTGGTGGACCCTAAAAGAAAAATTATTTTTTTAGGAGTTGTGTTTTTGTTTTTGGCATCGGATACGATTGTCCGCGCTTTTTCAAAAGGGATTCGTAAAGAAGACCAAAATCGTTATATTGCTGCCGTTTTTGGGATCGCCGCATTTTTACTTTCGGTCCTCCGTGATTTTTTAGATTTAAAACCAGTTGCAGGTTTTAATGAAGAGGTAAGTTCGATTCCAAAAATCAGAGAGTTCCTTCTTTTATGTGTGGTCCTCTTTTCTTTGGTTTTTTTATTACAAATCATTTTACTTGAGATAGGTAAATCTTCGCTCGAAGCACAAAGTAATTTAGCAAAATCCAAAAGTTCCTTATTACAAAATGCGGTTCTAGGATTTTTGTTTGTTTTGCCAATCCTTGTGGCGGTGAATTATTTTGCGATTAAACGAAACTATAACTTTGATTTGAGTAGTCAGGGTAAATTTTCTTTATCACAAATTTCAAGAAATTTAATCAAACCCATCTCTGAAGATGTTACGATTACTGCCTTTTATCCACGACCTCTTGAAGCAGATGGCCCGGCCAATGGTGACAAACTTGCGGCTTTTGCTTTAACACGAGTACGACCAGATATCGAAATTTTACTCGACCAAATCAAATCAGAAAATTCGCACATTACGGTTCAGTTCATCAATGCCGATGTAGAAGTTGATTTATTGAAAGATTTCGGTCAAGTATCCAATGGAACTATATTTGTTCGTTCTAAAAAACAGTCTCTATTGACATCCACGACTCCATTTGCTGAAGAAAGAGTGATCGCGAAAGAACCAAAAGATTTAGAAGATTTGGAACGTAAGTTAGTTGGTGCTTTACTCAACGTGACAACGGAACAAAAAAAAGTATATTTCACCGTTGCCAATGGGGAGCGATATGGAGTGTCATTTCGTGCATTACCCAACGAACAAGTGAATCGATTTGTCTCGTCCTTACAATTTTTAAATTTCAAAGTGGCTGAACTCGGTTTTGCTCAAGGTTGGCCTTCCAAATTACCTGAAGATGCTGAAATGCTAGTTATCCTTGGACCAACGGTTCCATTTTCCAAAGAAGCAAAAGAAGAACTCACCAAATTTGTGTTAGAGAAAAATGGAAAAATACTGATCACCATGGAGCCAAAAGGGAGTGAAGATTTTAGTTGGTTATTACAATCTGCCGGATTAAAATTTAAATCAACTCCTCTCATTGAGCGAGAAGAAAAACCAGGTTTTATCATCGCAAAACGTTTTCCTGACCACAGACTTACTGATCTTTTGCAAAAAAAAGATATGGGGATTCTATTTCCTTACAGTGGTTATCTGGAAAACGAAACAAATGCACCAACTCCTTTTGTTTGGAAATCGGAAACTTTACTAGAATCAGGTTATGATGTTTACCAAGATGAAAACAAAAATGGTAAAATGGATCCAACTGAGAAAAAAGAAAGTAAAATCCTTTCTGTGGTTTTATCACCGATGTCCCTGACAGGTGATAAGTCGGGAAAAATCATTCTACACACAGGTACAACTTGGATTACAGATCAGTTCATTCCTTATGTAATGAACTCACAATTTTCCACAGTTTCCATAACAGGTTTATTCCAAGACAATATCGTTGCAGAAATTCCTTTAAAAAAAGAAGAAGTGGATACAATATCGCTATCCGACAATCAAAAGTTAGTTGCATGGTTGATTGGAGTATTTTTGTTTCCAGGATTCATTTTAGCGGTTGGATCTTACTTTGTTTATACCAGACGTAAACATTCACTAATAGAAGTATGA
- the rpsT gene encoding 30S ribosomal protein S20: MANLKSSKKDIRRTARRKERNGEDRSELRTYARLLIKAIKSGDKTEALSVFSKLSSKLDRAAKTKLIHKKNADRKKSRMALRINSIEAKAA; encoded by the coding sequence TTGGCTAATTTAAAATCATCTAAAAAAGACATCCGTAGAACCGCTCGTAGAAAAGAGCGAAATGGCGAAGACCGAAGTGAGTTACGCACTTACGCTCGTCTTCTCATTAAAGCCATCAAATCTGGCGACAAAACCGAAGCACTTTCTGTATTTTCTAAACTTTCTTCTAAATTGGACCGAGCTGCGAAAACAAAACTCATCCACAAAAAAAATGCGGATCGTAAAAAATCACGTATGGCACTTCGTATCAATTCGATTGAAGCAAAAGCCGCCTAA
- a CDS encoding thiolase C-terminal domain-containing protein, whose product MDPILLGVSDTIESEFDAEVYKNLSPLEKYHSLLFNSVDKLFGFLGTNRETLKPYLTDFVSVEAQSLGREGYGFTIKDANDMGFGGLACHTVDLGGASVGGAIAQAHTIVKANPYAVVLVAAADIPKSVFKQVSDLKRLTATVCHKDWEMPYGATLIGLYSLLCERMMFDTGVTSDDLEVITKHFRTLAETNPRAFQYQKPMVEKQLQKPLSGVYSTPMIAIVTDHGFATLITSEFMKQKLIDKKVIKADAKHIYVIGSGHSAHAEYLIQKKDLKSPAGLACERAVASSGISRSEIDYAWIYDCFTGMVIHEASLYFGVSPKDTANALRNGKISNGTKEIPINLGGGILNYQAAMAISGATGLVDIASQYGLSVHPIPKVLSEPPKVSLLGGNGGIDSINSVILFAKDKTERVSKEPMELKALEVNVPSPKEKEKATILSATTIYFNPGGEKKPPYLIVCSTKENGEMVLTNLYNKEGKEIVSKEGLELGKTKVEFQLIDGKIQAVVLD is encoded by the coding sequence ATGGACCCTATTTTACTTGGTGTCAGCGACACAATTGAATCAGAATTTGATGCTGAGGTTTATAAAAACCTCAGCCCTTTAGAAAAATACCATTCTTTACTTTTTAACTCTGTCGATAAACTGTTTGGATTCCTCGGAACTAACAGAGAAACACTCAAACCCTACCTTACTGATTTTGTTTCCGTTGAAGCACAGTCACTTGGCAGAGAGGGATATGGTTTTACGATCAAAGATGCAAATGATATGGGATTTGGTGGCCTTGCCTGCCATACAGTAGACCTTGGTGGAGCCAGTGTGGGTGGAGCCATTGCACAAGCCCATACCATTGTCAAAGCCAATCCTTATGCGGTGGTGCTTGTTGCCGCAGCCGATATTCCCAAATCCGTATTCAAACAAGTCTCTGACTTAAAACGACTCACGGCAACAGTTTGCCATAAGGATTGGGAGATGCCTTATGGAGCAACCCTCATTGGTCTCTACTCCTTGTTATGTGAACGAATGATGTTTGATACAGGTGTGACAAGTGATGATTTAGAAGTGATTACAAAACACTTCCGAACCCTTGCCGAAACCAATCCCCGTGCCTTCCAATACCAAAAACCAATGGTGGAGAAACAATTACAAAAACCTTTATCTGGTGTGTATAGCACTCCCATGATTGCCATTGTCACTGACCATGGATTCGCAACCCTCATCACATCAGAGTTCATGAAACAGAAGTTAATTGATAAAAAAGTGATTAAGGCTGATGCCAAACACATTTATGTGATTGGTTCGGGTCACAGTGCCCATGCCGAATACCTCATCCAAAAAAAGGATTTAAAAAGCCCTGCAGGTCTTGCTTGTGAAAGGGCCGTCGCGTCGAGTGGGATCAGTCGGTCAGAAATTGACTATGCTTGGATTTACGATTGTTTTACTGGGATGGTCATTCATGAGGCTTCGTTGTATTTTGGAGTCTCGCCGAAAGATACCGCAAATGCACTTCGGAATGGAAAGATCTCCAATGGAACAAAAGAAATTCCAATCAATTTAGGCGGTGGGATTTTGAATTACCAAGCAGCGATGGCAATCTCTGGCGCAACTGGCCTTGTGGACATCGCAAGCCAATATGGACTTTCAGTTCATCCCATTCCCAAAGTATTGAGTGAACCACCTAAGGTGAGTTTGCTTGGAGGTAATGGTGGGATTGATAGCATCAATTCCGTGATCCTGTTTGCCAAAGACAAAACAGAAAGGGTCTCGAAAGAACCAATGGAATTAAAAGCATTGGAAGTGAATGTTCCCAGTCCGAAGGAAAAGGAAAAAGCCACCATACTTTCTGCGACAACGATTTACTTCAATCCGGGCGGAGAAAAAAAACCACCTTATCTGATTGTTTGTTCGACCAAAGAGAATGGAGAAATGGTTCTCACGAACCTATATAACAAAGAAGGAAAGGAGATTGTATCAAAAGAGGGATTGGAACTGGGAAAAACAAAAGTGGAGTTCCAACTCATTGATGGCAAAATCCAAGCAGTGGTTTTAGATTGA
- a CDS encoding PAS domain-containing sensor histidine kinase: MNEFLEKIKSFFKDEESFFDAKQLLGQNWHNFVPQYFDKILETRTNAVYVLDRDGNYTYVNAKAVEMAGKSAEEMLGQNIWNLFPVLKTIEFGTQLSEAIQEKKTFRSEETYFDTLGWYDMQVFPQENFTIIIATEVTNEKNAKDEFSQILTKNKTILNALPDLLFGIHRNGQTINHKEFPNFTGWDCKNKETNLRYSDISEIFPNDKLEEIQTILHQVIDLGITKTVEYSIHDTDGEKYFEARFIKTGDVDALAIIRNITERKKAEALKNEFISLVSHELRTPLTSIKGSIDLLLAGVAGELSNQTKSLLNICRKNTQRLVRFVTDLLDIEALDSGNINFKFRTYQLNEILQTSVDGMRTFAEQYHVLLNFDSNFPQTSVYVDEDRLNHCITNLISNAVKYTPKYSEVSISVQTDETKTKILIRDNGPGIDPNFAPRLFHRFAQGAPPKDKLVGGSGLGLSITKGFVEAMNGKIYFFSDEVGTVFTIELPITKPGQIPIGMNQ; this comes from the coding sequence ATGAATGAATTTCTGGAAAAAATCAAAAGCTTTTTCAAGGATGAAGAGAGCTTTTTTGATGCAAAGCAACTTCTCGGCCAAAATTGGCACAATTTTGTCCCTCAATACTTTGATAAAATCCTAGAAACACGTACGAATGCGGTATATGTATTAGACAGAGACGGAAATTACACCTATGTCAATGCAAAAGCTGTGGAAATGGCCGGGAAATCCGCAGAAGAAATGTTAGGGCAAAACATTTGGAATTTATTTCCAGTACTAAAAACCATCGAATTTGGAACTCAATTATCTGAGGCCATTCAAGAAAAAAAAACCTTTCGATCTGAAGAAACTTACTTCGATACGTTGGGTTGGTACGATATGCAAGTTTTCCCACAAGAAAACTTTACGATCATCATTGCAACCGAAGTCACAAACGAAAAAAATGCAAAAGATGAATTTAGCCAAATCCTAACTAAAAACAAAACAATCCTTAATGCATTACCTGACTTATTATTTGGAATCCATAGAAATGGACAAACAATCAATCATAAAGAATTTCCAAATTTTACAGGTTGGGATTGTAAAAACAAAGAAACTAACCTTCGTTACTCTGATATATCCGAAATTTTTCCAAATGATAAATTAGAAGAAATCCAAACGATTTTACACCAAGTGATTGATTTGGGAATCACTAAAACAGTCGAATATTCAATCCACGATACTGATGGTGAAAAATATTTCGAAGCAAGGTTTATAAAAACGGGTGATGTAGATGCACTTGCGATCATTCGGAATATCACAGAACGAAAAAAAGCAGAAGCATTAAAAAATGAATTCATCAGTTTGGTGAGTCATGAGCTGAGAACTCCACTCACATCTATCAAAGGTTCAATTGATTTATTGCTTGCGGGAGTTGCAGGTGAACTGTCAAACCAAACCAAGTCTTTACTTAATATTTGCCGCAAGAACACACAAAGACTCGTTCGATTTGTGACTGACCTTCTCGATATCGAAGCTTTGGATTCAGGGAATATCAACTTTAAATTCAGAACCTATCAACTCAACGAAATCCTACAAACTTCTGTGGATGGGATGCGTACTTTTGCAGAACAGTATCATGTTCTATTGAATTTTGATTCTAACTTTCCTCAAACAAGCGTTTATGTAGATGAAGATCGTTTGAACCATTGTATCACGAATTTAATTTCGAATGCAGTGAAATATACTCCCAAGTATTCAGAAGTGTCCATCTCTGTCCAAACCGATGAAACAAAAACAAAAATTCTCATTAGAGACAATGGACCAGGCATTGATCCTAATTTTGCACCTAGGTTGTTTCATAGATTTGCACAAGGGGCTCCCCCAAAAGATAAACTTGTCGGAGGATCTGGGCTTGGACTTTCCATTACCAAGGGTTTTGTGGAAGCCATGAATGGTAAAATTTACTTTTTTTCTGATGAAGTTGGCACTGTTTTTACAATAGAATTACCAATTACAAAACCAGGGCAAATTCCCATTGGAATGAACCAATGA
- the pheS gene encoding phenylalanine--tRNA ligase subunit alpha, with protein sequence MSLSQEIASLIKEAETVLSSATNEQELDAFKNQFLGKKGKLTSVLKGLASLSVEEKKTVGKEANEAQTKLEALVETKRTSLKESFYENQLGKEFFDTLRPLPKKERGSLHPISQIQYEIEDIFTSMGFSVMDGPEVETDENNFGALNFTDDHPARDMQDTFYTVDGNLLRTHTSAIQVRALRKLKPPFRIIAPGRVFRYEEVDASHENTFYQVEGMVVGENISVAHLIYTMETLLSRVFRKEIKTRLRPGYFPFVEPGFELDINCLVCNGDGCSVCKQSGWLELLPCGLVHPNVLEAAGLDSKTWTGFAFGLGLDRLVMMRYGIHDIRYFQSGNLRFLKQF encoded by the coding sequence ATGAGCCTATCGCAAGAAATCGCATCTTTAATCAAAGAAGCTGAAACTGTATTAAGTTCTGCAACCAACGAACAGGAGTTAGATGCATTTAAAAACCAATTTCTCGGTAAAAAAGGAAAACTCACTTCTGTTCTGAAGGGACTTGCTTCCCTGTCTGTAGAAGAAAAAAAGACTGTTGGCAAAGAAGCAAACGAAGCACAAACAAAACTCGAAGCTTTGGTGGAGACCAAACGAACGAGTCTCAAAGAAAGTTTTTACGAAAACCAATTGGGTAAAGAATTTTTTGATACACTTCGCCCACTTCCCAAAAAAGAAAGAGGGAGTTTGCATCCCATTTCGCAAATCCAATACGAGATTGAAGACATCTTCACCTCAATGGGTTTTTCTGTGATGGATGGTCCAGAAGTCGAAACAGATGAAAACAATTTTGGTGCTTTAAACTTCACGGACGATCACCCAGCACGTGATATGCAAGATACGTTTTATACGGTGGATGGCAATTTACTTAGGACTCACACATCCGCCATCCAAGTGCGAGCTCTTCGAAAACTAAAACCACCGTTTCGCATCATTGCTCCAGGACGTGTGTTCCGGTACGAAGAAGTGGACGCCTCCCATGAAAATACCTTCTACCAAGTCGAAGGAATGGTCGTAGGAGAAAACATTTCGGTTGCCCATTTGATTTATACTATGGAAACACTTTTATCACGAGTGTTCCGTAAAGAAATCAAAACAAGACTCCGCCCAGGATACTTCCCATTTGTGGAACCTGGTTTTGAGCTGGATATCAATTGTCTTGTTTGTAATGGAGATGGGTGTAGTGTATGCAAACAATCGGGATGGCTCGAACTTCTCCCTTGTGGACTCGTTCACCCCAATGTCTTAGAAGCCGCTGGACTTGATTCTAAAACATGGACAGGGTTTGCCTTTGGACTGGGCCTTGACCGATTGGTGATGATGCGTTACGGCATCCATGACATCCGTTATTTCCAATCAGGGAATTTACGTTTTTTAAAACAGTTTTAG
- a CDS encoding ABC transporter permease, producing the protein MNWQTAVWIYKKELRLFFGTYMGPLVLGGTAFLNALFVMILNFNGTANYEIATYITFISFMTTILIAMVIISMGSIVEERNKGTLELLFTSPITDLEIVFGKFMFGVTVCGIITIFINGLFPLLLYAFWKAPFYMVASGSIGVFLLGIFTFTIGMFGSSLGKNQMISLLISVLIILTLWVVGYFSHLFQATTRKVLFHLHIFSHFAAFAKGVLPLTGIVFFLSGTFLFLYLTVKVLESRRWRG; encoded by the coding sequence ATGAACTGGCAAACGGCTGTTTGGATCTATAAAAAAGAATTACGATTATTTTTCGGAACCTATATGGGACCACTAGTCCTTGGAGGCACTGCATTCTTAAATGCATTGTTTGTGATGATCCTCAATTTTAATGGGACTGCTAATTATGAAATAGCAACCTACATCACTTTTATATCTTTTATGACAACCATATTGATTGCAATGGTAATCATTTCGATGGGTTCCATTGTGGAAGAAAGGAATAAAGGAACTCTTGAACTTTTATTTACCTCTCCTATCACAGATTTAGAAATTGTTTTCGGCAAATTTATGTTTGGTGTGACAGTTTGTGGCATCATAACAATTTTTATCAATGGACTTTTTCCACTCCTTTTGTATGCATTTTGGAAAGCACCTTTTTATATGGTGGCATCTGGTAGTATCGGTGTATTTTTACTAGGAATTTTTACCTTCACCATAGGTATGTTTGGTTCTAGTCTTGGAAAAAACCAAATGATTTCACTCCTCATATCCGTGCTCATTATTTTGACACTTTGGGTCGTTGGTTATTTTTCTCATTTATTTCAAGCAACCACAAGAAAGGTTTTATTCCATTTACATATCTTTTCACACTTTGCTGCCTTTGCAAAAGGTGTGTTACCTTTGACAGGAATTGTTTTTTTCTTAAGTGGAACTTTCCTATTTTTGTACTTAACCGTGAAGGTCTTGGAATCCAGGAGATGGAGAGGGTAA
- a CDS encoding LIC_10450 family protein, which produces MTPDKSKYHYIKIDSIDEIDPIKLSISQIQQRYIDKDNNRYALRFNKEIRRIEILKLVGNHFEIVPHHQTSTSKEEINARETKSPNIQSPPPIISEDLRSNPILGKLISAQEPKSTIHSETSASPMEIPKEKHTPVVEENLMREDVDLDIFEGEEPPKPEEPLSHEGLLNTPEPPKPEEFEDHSQITANTRLEEGTGEKTAQQRIDDFLKIIATYRERITAIIRNLQSSRIFELTGDPSENKNIVGNFSREIDATVFEAIDKMIDLHKEMTSYPRPITYYISKAPVEKREEMKLIESDKEKLNNLHLFEMQRHTDAIIKDLKKLSLQLLNILNIKNEIQVKQLQYANQLMFVDAKNASLYFAQDLDKTILEIENWKQSK; this is translated from the coding sequence GTGACCCCTGATAAATCAAAATATCACTATATAAAAATTGATTCGATCGACGAGATCGACCCCATCAAATTATCCATTTCGCAAATCCAACAGCGGTATATCGACAAGGATAACAACCGTTATGCCCTAAGGTTTAACAAAGAAATCCGTAGAATTGAGATTTTAAAACTAGTGGGCAATCATTTTGAGATTGTCCCCCACCACCAGACATCGACTTCAAAAGAAGAAATCAATGCAAGAGAAACAAAGTCCCCAAATATACAAAGCCCTCCTCCCATCATTTCAGAAGATCTTAGGTCCAATCCCATTTTAGGGAAATTAATTTCGGCCCAAGAACCAAAATCCACTATTCATTCTGAAACTTCGGCAAGTCCCATGGAGATTCCCAAAGAAAAACATACTCCCGTTGTGGAAGAAAATCTTATGAGGGAAGATGTGGACTTGGATATTTTCGAAGGTGAAGAACCTCCTAAGCCAGAAGAGCCACTTTCTCATGAAGGTTTACTCAATACACCAGAACCTCCTAAACCTGAAGAGTTCGAAGACCACTCACAAATTACGGCAAATACTCGACTGGAAGAAGGAACAGGAGAAAAAACAGCACAGCAGAGGATTGATGATTTTTTAAAAATCATTGCAACTTATAGAGAAAGGATAACTGCCATCATTCGTAACCTTCAATCCTCTCGGATTTTTGAACTTACGGGGGATCCATCCGAAAACAAAAATATTGTGGGTAATTTTTCAAGAGAAATCGATGCAACTGTTTTTGAAGCCATTGATAAAATGATCGATCTTCATAAAGAAATGACATCATATCCTCGTCCAATCACATATTATATATCCAAAGCACCTGTGGAAAAAAGAGAAGAGATGAAACTCATCGAGTCAGACAAAGAAAAGTTAAACAACTTACATTTGTTCGAAATGCAAAGGCATACCGATGCGATCATTAAAGATCTAAAAAAATTGAGTTTGCAGTTATTGAATATATTGAATATCAAAAATGAAATTCAAGTCAAACAATTACAGTACGCAAACCAATTGATGTTTGTGGATGCAAAGAATGCCTCACTATATTTTGCACAAGACTTAGATAAAACCATTTTGGAAATTGAAAACTGGAAACAATCGAAATGA
- a CDS encoding ABC transporter ATP-binding protein yields the protein MIQVSNLSKFYGEKRAISGLNFKLEKGEIVGLLGLNGAGKTTTIRILTGYLIPSAGDASIDGKSIFDFPLEAKQKIGYLPETPPLYEDMTISEYLQFVGRIKKIEDSKLNSEIEKVIEKTNLIHVKDKLIGTLSLGYRKRVGIAQAILGDPEIVIMDEPISGLDPKQIVEIRSLIRSLAGNHTVLISSHILTEIYKTCDKFLFIHKGSLKQELSLSRLEEEMNRLAGWEVGLSGKPKEELVQFMKTVLSGNDTVTEMGTGKEEEMFLVRTTNPKQFKESLFSKALSSGIQIESLKKQEVSLEQIFMEKI from the coding sequence ATGATACAAGTCAGCAATTTATCCAAATTTTACGGCGAAAAACGAGCCATCTCAGGGCTCAATTTTAAATTAGAGAAAGGTGAGATCGTGGGCCTACTAGGTCTGAATGGTGCAGGAAAAACCACAACCATCCGGATCCTCACCGGGTATTTAATCCCAAGTGCAGGGGATGCCTCCATTGACGGGAAGTCCATCTTTGATTTTCCTTTAGAAGCAAAACAAAAGATCGGTTATTTACCAGAAACACCGCCCCTCTATGAGGATATGACAATATCCGAATACCTTCAGTTTGTGGGTCGCATTAAAAAAATTGAGGACTCAAAACTAAATTCGGAAATAGAAAAGGTGATTGAAAAAACAAATCTCATCCATGTGAAAGATAAACTCATCGGAACTTTATCCCTTGGCTATCGCAAACGTGTGGGAATTGCACAAGCCATCCTAGGTGATCCTGAAATAGTGATCATGGACGAACCAATTTCAGGCCTTGACCCAAAACAAATTGTCGAAATTCGAAGTTTGATTCGAAGTTTGGCGGGAAATCATACAGTCCTCATCTCAAGTCATATCCTAACTGAGATTTATAAAACTTGTGATAAATTTTTATTCATCCACAAAGGGAGTTTGAAACAAGAACTTTCTCTCTCTCGTTTGGAAGAGGAGATGAACCGACTTGCAGGCTGGGAAGTTGGTCTTTCTGGCAAACCGAAAGAGGAATTGGTTCAATTTATGAAAACAGTTCTCTCTGGGAATGATACTGTTACCGAAATGGGAACTGGAAAAGAAGAAGAAATGTTTTTAGTGCGAACAACAAATCCAAAACAATTCAAAGAATCCTTATTTTCAAAAGCATTGTCTTCTGGGATTCAAATTGAATCATTAAAAAAACAAGAAGTATCACTCGAGCAGATTTTTATGGAGAAAATATGA
- a CDS encoding UDP-N-acetylmuramate--L-alanine ligase: MKIFLVGIGGIAMGNLAYMLKQQGHDVSGSDQNLYPPMSDKLEEWGLSPKSGYRKENVKGADLVIIGNAISRGNPEVEEVLNTGIEYMSMAEAIGHFFLKGKKPIVISGTHGKTTTTFLTHWILESIGLRPGLFVGGIRKDGFPGFALGDGDYFVIEGDEYDSAFFDKSSKFLHYRPYYLVMNALDFDHADIFANLDAIKVMFKRLLNLVPGRGKVFYWKGSKNLSDITKDYQHAPVESFELGDKNSIFKYEKGILTEIRTKSKIKPSLIGSHNYRNVEVAVRVCLEIAPQKRKEILEAVESFPGVKRRQENLYVSETSLLVEDFAHHPVAIQETIKAHKEAYPGYKIISLFEPRSATSHRNVFQDDFAKCFKGSDVSIVTEVYQVDKVSKSLRLNVKKLVKDIKSNTKKESIYAPTPKDIPSLLKKILPKYKKDKLIILAMSNGAFGGIYSELKSLIETRESL; the protein is encoded by the coding sequence TTGAAGATATTTTTGGTAGGGATTGGCGGGATTGCCATGGGCAATTTAGCATATATGCTCAAACAGCAAGGACATGATGTTTCTGGTTCAGACCAAAACCTATACCCACCAATGTCAGATAAATTGGAAGAGTGGGGACTTTCACCTAAGTCTGGTTATCGTAAGGAGAATGTGAAAGGTGCTGACCTTGTGATCATTGGGAATGCAATATCACGGGGGAACCCAGAAGTAGAAGAAGTATTAAACACAGGGATTGAATATATGAGTATGGCAGAAGCCATTGGTCATTTTTTCCTCAAAGGGAAAAAACCAATTGTGATTTCAGGCACTCATGGCAAAACCACTACCACTTTTCTCACCCATTGGATTTTAGAATCGATTGGACTAAGACCCGGACTTTTTGTAGGTGGAATCCGTAAGGATGGATTTCCTGGATTTGCACTTGGTGATGGTGATTATTTTGTTATCGAAGGGGATGAATATGATTCCGCCTTCTTTGATAAAAGTTCCAAGTTTTTACACTATAGGCCTTATTACCTTGTGATGAACGCACTTGACTTTGACCATGCTGATATTTTTGCCAATTTGGATGCAATCAAAGTCATGTTCAAACGGCTGTTAAACTTAGTCCCCGGTCGCGGAAAGGTTTTTTATTGGAAAGGGTCCAAAAATTTAAGTGATATCACAAAAGATTACCAACATGCACCTGTGGAATCCTTTGAATTGGGTGATAAAAATTCCATTTTTAAATATGAAAAAGGAATTTTAACTGAGATCCGCACAAAATCTAAAATCAAACCTTCTCTTATAGGGTCGCATAATTATCGCAATGTGGAAGTGGCAGTGCGTGTTTGTTTGGAAATCGCTCCTCAAAAACGAAAAGAAATTTTAGAAGCAGTGGAATCCTTCCCTGGTGTGAAACGTAGGCAAGAAAACCTATATGTTTCTGAAACAAGTTTACTTGTGGAAGACTTTGCCCATCACCCCGTTGCCATCCAAGAAACCATCAAAGCACATAAGGAAGCGTATCCTGGTTACAAAATTATTTCTCTTTTTGAACCAAGGAGTGCGACTTCACACCGAAATGTGTTTCAAGATGATTTTGCGAAATGTTTCAAAGGAAGTGATGTGAGCATTGTCACTGAAGTGTACCAAGTAGACAAAGTGAGTAAGTCCCTTCGTCTGAATGTCAAAAAATTGGTGAAGGATATTAAATCCAATACCAAAAAAGAGTCTATCTATGCTCCCACACCAAAAGACATTCCTTCTCTTTTAAAAAAGATCTTACCAAAATACAAAAAAGACAAACTCATCATCCTTGCCATGTCCAATGGTGCGTTTGGTGGGATTTATTCGGAACTAAAATCCTTAATTGAAACACGAGAGTCACTATGA